The following DNA comes from Palaemon carinicauda isolate YSFRI2023 unplaced genomic scaffold, ASM3689809v2 scaffold2496, whole genome shotgun sequence.
AGAAAATTTGATTCATGGGTACGATCTGATatcggttaatataattcccgaattGCATGAGGGGAGAGACCCTGACTGGATTCCTGAAAATTATTCTCAATCAAAGTTTAAGCAAGATTACAATCAATTGCAAAAGGTGAGAAACAATTTAGTTAAACTATATCAGGAAGAATTTATTGCTAATCTAATACATCAGGCTGTAGATGTCCCTGATAGATACAAGCCAGTCACTCATAATAAGATCTCACCTGGAGATATTGTACTGCTTAAGGAAAATTTCACTAAGCCAAATGACTACCCGATGGGCGTTGTAAAAGAGATTTTTACAAATACTTTGGGTGAGGTTACTGGTGCCACTATCCTTAAAGGGAAAACCCAAGAACTTGTGAAGAGACATTCGTCAGTCATTATCCCACTTCTCACCCGGAAAGATGAAATTCCGAATAATTCTAAGGTTGATGTACAGGAGTCTCGAATACCCAAGGATACTAGAGTTAAACGCCAGGCTGCTATTGACAGCTCGGAGCGGACTAGAAAAATCTTAGAAGCCTAAAATGATTTATGTTTCGGGTGAATTAGAGAATCTTTACTTGTAAATAGTTATTATATAGAGTATTTGGTTTGGGCAATTAAATGTCAATAATGtcatgttatatttaaattttaatatacctttgtatattgaatgtattaaatgttttttgtaatttaatgttttcaacttttcttgttttggggatcctatttatcatgaatttctgtattcaatttatttagtttatataaataaattgaatcccctccccccagtgtagaaaataatttatcgtaaaccaaaattggagaagttgaaagtgatttcttttgttgttaaatataaaaatatcaaacctcttaaatattattcgtaatattattttgtcatgttcaagtgtagagcggggctgactttagttcctctaaacaatcttgttattagtgatctgtcgcctagtattgtttttaaggtgaactgcttgtttacgctgttgtccgagagctggaaagtttttgtcaaggcgatcggagtttccaagtcagttctcagacaaattccttcttgtatggtggacgtttttacaactctcggtcatggaaggataaacccctagtgataccgacactatgccactttggggggcagcaggagcaacagtaattcagtgaacggcaggagtattgaggtgagccagccttttcacatctgaacatgagttgatttgataccctagccataaggaatttaatacattagattaaattagttcccttctcaagaccttgttaaaaataaatctcgggatcaaaagaaattactattttttccaattttgttttcggtttcttttttatagcgttaaaagttaggttttttttacagtggattaccacttttattgaaaattcattaattgttattcgtggattaccacattaggctattagccattaagtttcgtttttggtggattaccacttttattgaaaattcattaattgttattcgtgggattaccacattaggctattagccattaagtttcgttttggtggattaccacagtttatgaacaatatgttttcgtttttggtggatttaccacagtttatgaacaatatgttttcgtttttggtggattaccacagtttatgaacaatattgtttgtgttttcaaaattacaaaatcgaattctatcgaaggtaattttagtgaacggattcccgtttgagttttgtttttgttaatacggattcccgtaagtaatttagtttcccttttacctgaccagttttacagggagtgttttttgtttttcagatcctgagagacatgatagtcattggtaggggcttgcttcatacggttgttttccggtgaagtaagttactaacttgagggaggcaggacagcaattaatcgtctcggttgtctcgaccagtaatttttatcaaaaatattaaattaatataactggactttaaaaaacttcttgcttcatttacctcattttattgtttttttaccttgccattgaaaaaatattgtgtattattattattattattattattattattattattattatttttatcattattattattattattattattattattattattattattattaatattatttattattattattattattattattattattattattaaaattgttattattattatgattattattatcaaaattattatttattattattattattattattatattattattattattaaaattgttattattattattattattattattattattattattattattattattattaatattattattattattattattattattattattattattattattattattattattattattattattattattaatattattactattattattattattaaaattgttattattattattattattattattattattattattattattattattattattattattattattatttttattat
Coding sequences within:
- the LOC137636198 gene encoding uncharacterized protein, whose product is MVEVCVKLVKRLIYGAIGKNVLEYHDFEFLIQQVIHLVNRRPIAFKEALRDQIGDDIPEPITPENLIHGYDLISVNIIPELHEGRDPDWIPENYSQSKFKQDYNQLQKVRNNLVKLYQEEFIANLIHQAVDVPDRYKPVTHNKISPGDIVLLKENFTKPNDYPMGVVKEIFTNTLGEVTGATILKGKTQELVKRHSSVIIPLLTRKDEIPNNSKVDVQESRIPKDTRVKRQAAIDSSERTRKILEA